TAGGTTTGGGACCTTGTTATATTAGGGAATTTTGTATCTTTTTTCTAAAATAGTTAAAGAAAATTCACGCTAACTTTAAGTTTAGTAAAAATTTGATATAAAATTATAAAAAAATAATTTATTTATCTAGTATGTAAGTGCTTTATTTACCGTTGTATTTTGTCATTGTAATTTCTATACCTTCGGTTCCAAAAGATTTAATGATTTCGCTAGCGATTTCTAATCGTTCTGGTAGTAATTCTTTTTCAGCTGTTTCCCATTCTCCTAGAACATAATCAACTTGTTTTCCTTTTTTGAATTCGTCGCTAATACCAAATCTGAATCGTGCATAGGTTTGTGTGTTCAAAACTAAACTAGTATTTTTTAAGCCGTTGTGACCACCATCGCTCCCTTTTTGACGAATTCTGATGGTGCCAAATGGAAGGTTAAGGTCATCTGTGATAACTAAAATATTTTCAAGTGGAATGTTTTCTTTATCCATCCAGTATTGAATGGCTTTACCGCTCAAATTCATATAGGTGTTTGGTTTTAGCAAGAAAAACGCTTTCCCTTTAAAACTGTATTTGGCTAGAGCGCCTAGTTTTACCGTTTCAAATTGTATTCCTTCTTTTTTAGCTAAAAAGTCTACTACTTTAAAACCGATGTTGTGCCTTGTATTTACGTACTCAGCTCCAATGTTACCAAGTCCTATTATTAAAAATTTCTTCATGCTACTGCTATTATGCTCTGGTTGTGAGGTTGTGAAAAGATTTAGAATCCATTGTATCATGCTGCAAAAGTAAGCTTAATTCAATAAAATGTCTATGCTGTAGTGGATATTTTAGAGGTTTGTGTGGGTTGTGGCTGAGATGCAAAATTAGTGTGTATTAGACCCGATTGTAGTGAAAATCCTTTTTGCGCGCTTTTTTTGCGTGCAAAAAGATTGCAACGGAAAGCGGGACAAGGTATGTGTATAAGTATTTTAGCTGCTTCTTAAGTATCTTAAAAAAGTAAAAGCAAAAAAAGCGCCAGTTTTGCAACTGACGCTTTGATGTATGATTGAAAAAAAATTATTTTTTCTTTCCTTTTGCAGGAGCTTTTGCTGCTTTTGCTGCCTCTTGAGCTGCTTTCATAGCCGCACGAGAAATCTTCACTTGACAAATAACTGTGTTGTCTGGGTGCATGATTTTAAAGTTAGGCGTAGGAACTTTAGTAACATATAATTTGTTACCCATATCAAGTGGAGTAATGTCAGCTTCAACAAAATCCGGAAGATCTTTAGGAAGTGCTCTTACTTTTAATTTACGGTTGTTCATACGTAAATCACCACCTGCCATAACACCTTTTGATTTTCCAACAACTTTTACTGGAACTTCAATAGTAATTTCTTTGTCTTCAAAGATTTGAAAGAAGTCAATGTGTAAAATTTTGTCAGATACTGGGTGTACTTGAATGTCTTGAAGTACAGCGTTGTATGATTTTCCGTTACCAAGATCGATCTCAACTGTGTGAGCGTTTGGAGTGTAAATCAAGTTTTTGAAAGCCATAACTTCTGCTGAGAAATGAACTGCTTGATTTCCTCCGTATAATACGCAAGGAACCATTCCAGCATTACGTAAGGCTTTTGTAGCTACTTTGCCCACGCTTTCTCTTTCTGATCCTTTAATTGTAATCGATTTCATTCTAAATTTATTATAGTTATTAATTAAACTCTTTTTTTAAGTCCTTAGCCGTTAGTCTCAAGTTCTTTGCTGCTAGACTAAGGACTATGTACTAAGTACTTTTAGTTACATGATAAACTTTCCGCTAATCGAATTGTTATGGTGAACCATGTGCATTACTTCGGCAAAAAGTGGAGCACAGCTCAACACTCTTATTTTGTTTGACTCTTTCTTTAACGGAATAGAATCGGTAACTATTAATTCGCTCAGCTTAGAGTTTTCAATTTTCTCGTAAGCATCGCCAGATAAAATGGCGTGTGTACATATAGCACGTACGCTCAAAGCACCTTTTTCAATCATTAAATCTGCGGCTTTCGCCAAAGTGCCTCCGGTATCAATCATATCATCTACAAGAATGACGTTGCGACCTTTAACCTCTCCTATTAGTTCCATTGTGTCAATCACGTTGGCAGCTTTTCTCTGTTTGTAGCAAATTACCACATCTGATTCTAAAAATTTAGAATAGGCATAAGCTCTTTTTGAACCACCCATGTCAGGAGAAGCAATTGTTAAATTGTCAAGCCCTAAGCTTTTTACGTAAGGTAAAAAGATAGTAGATGCAAAAAGGTGATCTACTGGTTTTTCAAAAAATCCTTGAATTTGATCAGCGTGCAAATCCATGGTCATTACTCTTGTTGCGCCCGCAGCATCTAATAAATTAGCTACTAATTTAGCTCCTATCGGAACTCTAGGCTTGTCTTTTCTGTCTTGTCTTGCCCATCCAAAATAAGGAATTACAGCTGTTATGTGTCTGGCTGATGCTCTTTTTGCAGCATCAATCATTAGTAACAATTCCATTAAATTATCTGCTGTTGGAAAAGTAGAGCAAACAATAAATACGCGTAAACCTCTAATTGACTCTTCGTATGAAGGTTGAAATTCACCGTCGCTGTATTTTGACATGGTGATTTTTCCTAAAGGAATTCCGTATTCTTTTGCTATTTTCTCAGCAAGATAAACACTTTGCGAACAAGCAAATATTTTAGCTTCTGGTTCTAGGTGTGACATTATTGTGTGTTGTTTTTATCTTAGGTTTCAAGAAAGTTTTGTTTTAGCTGTTGCTTAAATTCAAAATAAATCTATTTGCCTAAGATGTAGTTAGTTGTGTGTTTCGTTTTTTAACGAGGTGCAAATTTATAAAATATATTTAACACTGAAAGGAAAAAATTAAGTATTTTTAGTTGAACATTTAATTAATTTTTTTACATTTGCACCGTGTTAAAGGAAAAGATAAATAGTTACCACTAGATATTTCTTTATTGCGTGAAGCAACTGTTGTTGTTTCTGTCTGCTAAGCCCGGATGGCGGAATTGGTAGACGCGCTGGTCTCAAACACCTGTGGGAAACCGTGCCGGTTCGACTCCGGCTCCGGGTACAAAAACCGCTTCGAAAGAAGCGGTTTTTTTGTTTTATATCACAACGAGTTCCTCAATATCAAATCACTTTTGTTTTCTATTTGCTCTTTTTTACCTTTTAGAATCATTTGTGCTAAGAGTTGTCCCATCATTTCAAAATGGGTTGAAATGGTTGTGATTCCGTTTTCTACCACTTTTTTTAATGGGGTTTCATTATAAGAAATGATTCCGTAGTCATTCCCCAATTGTAAGTTTTGAAGTTTAGCTTTTTCTATGACACTTACTAAGTCTCGGTCGCTGGGAATAATGTATACTTCTCCTTTTGTAATCTCACGATTTTTGAACTCGGTTATGATTTCATATTCAAAAGCGTGATCGTTGCAAAATTTTTCAAAGCCTATTTTCATTCCTAGTGGTTCACGGAATCCCGGAAAAATCATAATTAGTTTTTTGTATTTGTTCAGCTTTGCTTTTCCTTTTAATAGGCCTTCATAAATATCTTTTACAAAATTTTGGTACACTGCAGGATAGTTCAATAATTCTGGATTTGTTTGGTCAAGAATATAAACGTCCTGAACTGGTAGGGTTTTTATAATTGATGCAGCTTCTTCAAGATTGGTTGGCATGATAATGTATTTTGTGTAATTACCGTTGCTGTCATGAATTAGTTTTTGAAA
This portion of the Flavobacterium sp. CECT 9288 genome encodes:
- the pth gene encoding aminoacyl-tRNA hydrolase, which gives rise to MIQWILNLFTTSQPEHNSSSMKKFLIIGLGNIGAEYVNTRHNIGFKVVDFLAKKEGIQFETVKLGALAKYSFKGKAFFLLKPNTYMNLSGKAIQYWMDKENIPLENILVITDDLNLPFGTIRIRQKGSDGGHNGLKNTSLVLNTQTYARFRFGISDEFKKGKQVDYVLGEWETAEKELLPERLEIASEIIKSFGTEGIEITMTKYNGK
- a CDS encoding 50S ribosomal protein L25/general stress protein Ctc, which gives rise to MKSITIKGSERESVGKVATKALRNAGMVPCVLYGGNQAVHFSAEVMAFKNLIYTPNAHTVEIDLGNGKSYNAVLQDIQVHPVSDKILHIDFFQIFEDKEITIEVPVKVVGKSKGVMAGGDLRMNNRKLKVRALPKDLPDFVEADITPLDMGNKLYVTKVPTPNFKIMHPDNTVICQVKISRAAMKAAQEAAKAAKAPAKGKKK
- a CDS encoding ribose-phosphate pyrophosphokinase, translated to MSHLEPEAKIFACSQSVYLAEKIAKEYGIPLGKITMSKYSDGEFQPSYEESIRGLRVFIVCSTFPTADNLMELLLMIDAAKRASARHITAVIPYFGWARQDRKDKPRVPIGAKLVANLLDAAGATRVMTMDLHADQIQGFFEKPVDHLFASTIFLPYVKSLGLDNLTIASPDMGGSKRAYAYSKFLESDVVICYKQRKAANVIDTMELIGEVKGRNVILVDDMIDTGGTLAKAADLMIEKGALSVRAICTHAILSGDAYEKIENSKLSELIVTDSIPLKKESNKIRVLSCAPLFAEVMHMVHHNNSISGKFIM
- a CDS encoding GntR family transcriptional regulator: MKLISIQNNKGIPKYQQIITSIEVALQQELLQKGDRLPSVNKVRLEFSLSRDTVLLAYDELKKRGIIYAIPGKGYYVKSVEISIKQKIFLLFDELNIFKEDLYNSFLENIGTTAQVDIFFHHFNVPVFQKLIHDSNGNYTKYIIMPTNLEEAASIIKTLPVQDVYILDQTNPELLNYPAVYQNFVKDIYEGLLKGKAKLNKYKKLIMIFPGFREPLGMKIGFEKFCNDHAFEYEIITEFKNREITKGEVYIIPSDRDLVSVIEKAKLQNLQLGNDYGIISYNETPLKKVVENGITTISTHFEMMGQLLAQMILKGKKEQIENKSDLILRNSL